One stretch of Nicotiana tabacum cultivar K326 chromosome 18, ASM71507v2, whole genome shotgun sequence DNA includes these proteins:
- the LOC107797631 gene encoding receptor-like protein Cf-9 homolog isoform X2 has protein sequence MDYGKLALLMLYALLCRLTFSSSSIHLCPKDQALALLQFKQMFTTYPDNLGYLDFYCHTSYPKMISWNRSRDCCSWEGVSCDKTTGQVIELDLSCSQLQGKFHSNSSLFKLSNLKRLNLSYNDFSGSHISPKFGPIPKPLWNLTRIELLYLGNNQLEGQISQFFKFSNLQRLSLGNNNLDGRLECFNGTQLRYLEISSNSLTGPIPSNVSGLQNLNELFLSFNYLNGTIPSWIFSLPSLDWLELSNNHFSGKIEEFKSKTLSIVDLTQNQLQGPIPNSLLNQPNLKSLLLSQNNLSGQIASTICNLKTVQLLDLGSNNLQGTIPECLGEMDSTHVLDLSNNNLTGTIQANFSTGNIFKVIKLHGNKLEGKIPGSLINCKYLELLDLGNNVLNDTFPKWLGILPNLKILYLRSNKLHGSIRASRNKNFFAKLQIMDLSSNAFSGNLPAGLFEKFQSMKLIDKSMSTLWYWSANVQIASNLIFTTKGLTLEFPRVLNTSNMVIDLSRNRFEGCIPSTIGGLIGLRTLNLSHNGLECHIPPSLQHLSVLESLDLSFNKIGGGIPQQLASLTSLAVLNLSYNHLVGCIPKGNQFDTFENSSYQGMDGLRGFPLSRGCGDDGVTQATTPVVLDQGEEEDSSMISWQAVLIGYSCGLVIALSIIYIMLSTQNPLWFCKMVEELERKIVTRIKNHKKRQ, from the exons ATGGATTACGGAAAACTTGCATTGCTTATGCTTTATGCCCTTCTCTGTAGACTTACTTTCTCCTCATCCTCAATTCATTTGTGCCCCAAAGATCAAGCTCTTGCTCTTCTCCAATTCAAACAGATGTTTACCACATATCCTGACAATCTTGGTTATTTGGATTTTTACTGCCACACATCTTATCCTAAAATGATTTCATGGAATAGAAGCAGAGATTGTTGCTCATGGGAAGGAGTTAGTTGTGACAAGACAACAGGCCAAGTGATTGAGCTTGACCTCAGTTGCAGTCAACTTCAAGGCAAGTTTCATTCCAACAGTAGCCTCTTCAAACTCTCCAATCTCAAAAGGCTTAATTTATCTTATAATGATTTCTCTGGATCGCACATTTCGCCTAAATTTG GGCCTATTCCTAAACCTCTATGGAATCTAACTCGCATAGAGCTTTTGTACCTTGGAAATAACCAACTTGAAGGACAAATTTCCCAGTTCTTCAAATTCAGTAATCTCCAGAGGTTATCGCTTGGAAATAATAACTTGGATGGCCGACTTGAGTGCTTCAATGGGACGCAACTTAGGTACTTAGAAATTTCATCCAATTCCCTAACTGGTCCAATTCCTTCCAATGTAAGTGGTCTACAAAACCTAAACGAGCtctttttgtcatttaattaCTTGAATGGGACTATACCATCCTGGATATTCTCCCTCCCATCACTAGATTGGTTAGAGTTGAGCAATAACCATTTCAGTGGCAAAATTGAAGAGTTCAAGTCCAAAACATTAAGCATAGTTGATCTAACACAAAATCAGCTGCAAGGTCCTATTCCAAATTCACTACTAAACCAGCCGAACCTAAAATCTCTTCTcctttctcaaaataatctcagtGGACAGATTGCTTCAACTATCTGCAATCTTAAAACAGTGCAGTTGCTAGATCTGGGAAGCAATAATTTACAGGGAACAATCCCAGAATGTTTGGGCGAGATGGATAGTACTCATGTTCTGGATTTAAGCAATAATAATCTTACTGGGACAATTCAAGCAAATTTTAGTACTGGAAACATATTCAAAGTCATTAAATTGCATGGGAATAAGTTAGAGGGGAAAATCCCAGGATCTTTGATCAATTGCAAGTATTTGGAACTACTTGATTTAGGTAACAACGTGTTGAACGACACTTTTCCAAAATGGTTGGGAATCCTACCGAATTTGAAGATCTTATATTTGAGATCAAATAAGTTGCATGGGTCCATTAGAGCTTCAAGGAATAAAAACTTCTTTGCAAAACTTCAAATTATGGATCTTTCATCCAATGCATTTAGTGGGAATTTACCAGCAGGCCTTTTTGAGAAATTCCAATCGATGAAACTAATTGATAAGAGCATGAGTACACTTTGGTATTGGAGTGCAAATGTACAAATTGCATCTAATTTGATATTTACAACAAAGGGATTGACACTTGAATTTCCTCGAGTTTTGAATACTAGTAACATGGTTATCGATCTCTCAAGGAATAGATTTGAAGGTTGTATTCCAAGTACTATTGGAGGTCTCATTGGACTTCGTACGCTGAACTTATCTCACAATGGCTTGGAGTGTCACATACCACCATCACTGCAACATCTATCTGTTCTTGAATCATTGGATCTCTCATTTAACAAAATTGGTGGAGGAATTCCGCAACAACTTGCATCTCTAACATCACTTGCCGTCTTAAATCTCTCTTACAATCATCTCGTTGGATGCATCCCTAAAGGAAATCAATTTGATACTTTCGAGAACAGTTCATACCAAGGGATGGATGGGTTACGTGGATTTCCACTCTCAAGAGGCTGTGGTGATGACGGAGTAACACAAGCGACAACTCCAGTTGTGCTAGAtcaaggagaagaagaagattcaTCAATGATCAGTTGGCAGGCGGTTCTTATAGGTTACAGTTGTGGACTAGTTATTGCACTGTCCATAATATACATAATGCTGTCAACTCAAAATCCATTATGGTTTTGCAAGATGGTTGAAGAATTGGAACGCAAAATTGTTACGAGaataaaaaatcacaagaaaagaCAATAG
- the LOC107797631 gene encoding receptor-like protein Cf-9 isoform X1, giving the protein MDYGKLALLMLYALLCRLTFSSSSIHLCPKDQALALLQFKQMFTTYPDNLGYLDFYCHTSYPKMISWNRSRDCCSWEGVSCDKTTGQVIELDLSCSQLQGKFHSNSSLFKLSNLKRLNLSYNDFSGSHISPKFGEFSSLTHLDLLYTSFSGQIPFEISHLSKLYVLRINSELRLGPHNFELLLKNLTQLRVLELFFVNISSTIPLNFSSYLTTLQLSYTQLYGTLPEKVFHLSNLKSLNLWGNTQLTVRFPMTKWNSSTSLMGLNLNSVNFTGNIPESFSYLTSLNELDMSSCNLSGPIPKPLWNLTRIELLYLGNNQLEGQISQFFKFSNLQRLSLGNNNLDGRLECFNGTQLRYLEISSNSLTGPIPSNVSGLQNLNELFLSFNYLNGTIPSWIFSLPSLDWLELSNNHFSGKIEEFKSKTLSIVDLTQNQLQGPIPNSLLNQPNLKSLLLSQNNLSGQIASTICNLKTVQLLDLGSNNLQGTIPECLGEMDSTHVLDLSNNNLTGTIQANFSTGNIFKVIKLHGNKLEGKIPGSLINCKYLELLDLGNNVLNDTFPKWLGILPNLKILYLRSNKLHGSIRASRNKNFFAKLQIMDLSSNAFSGNLPAGLFEKFQSMKLIDKSMSTLWYWSANVQIASNLIFTTKGLTLEFPRVLNTSNMVIDLSRNRFEGCIPSTIGGLIGLRTLNLSHNGLECHIPPSLQHLSVLESLDLSFNKIGGGIPQQLASLTSLAVLNLSYNHLVGCIPKGNQFDTFENSSYQGMDGLRGFPLSRGCGDDGVTQATTPVVLDQGEEEDSSMISWQAVLIGYSCGLVIALSIIYIMLSTQNPLWFCKMVEELERKIVTRIKNHKKRQ; this is encoded by the coding sequence ATGGATTACGGAAAACTTGCATTGCTTATGCTTTATGCCCTTCTCTGTAGACTTACTTTCTCCTCATCCTCAATTCATTTGTGCCCCAAAGATCAAGCTCTTGCTCTTCTCCAATTCAAACAGATGTTTACCACATATCCTGACAATCTTGGTTATTTGGATTTTTACTGCCACACATCTTATCCTAAAATGATTTCATGGAATAGAAGCAGAGATTGTTGCTCATGGGAAGGAGTTAGTTGTGACAAGACAACAGGCCAAGTGATTGAGCTTGACCTCAGTTGCAGTCAACTTCAAGGCAAGTTTCATTCCAACAGTAGCCTCTTCAAACTCTCCAATCTCAAAAGGCTTAATTTATCTTATAATGATTTCTCTGGATCGCACATTTCGCCTAAATTTGGTGAGTTTTCTAGTTTGACACATCTTGATTTATTATATACAAGTTTTTCAGGTCAAATTCCTTTTGAAATCTCTCATCTTTCTAAATTATACGTTCTTCGTATCAATAGTGAACTTAGACTTGGGCCTCACAATTTTGAACTTCTCCTTAAGAACTTGACCCAATTAAGAGTGCTTGAACTTTTCTTTGTCAACATCTCTTCCACCATTCCTCTAAATTTCTCTTCTTATTTAACaactctacaactttcatacacgCAATTATATGGGACATTGCCTGAAAAAGTTTTTCACCTTTCCAACTTGAAATCTCTTAACTTATGGGGCAATACCCAGCTCACAGTTAGGTTTCCAATGACCAAATGGAATAGCAGCACATCTCTCATGGGTTTAAATCTCAATAGTGTGAATTTTACTGGTAATATACCTGAATCATTTAGCTATTTAACTTCATTGAATGAACTGGACATGAGCTCTTGTAATCTCTCAGGGCCTATTCCTAAACCTCTATGGAATCTAACTCGCATAGAGCTTTTGTACCTTGGAAATAACCAACTTGAAGGACAAATTTCCCAGTTCTTCAAATTCAGTAATCTCCAGAGGTTATCGCTTGGAAATAATAACTTGGATGGCCGACTTGAGTGCTTCAATGGGACGCAACTTAGGTACTTAGAAATTTCATCCAATTCCCTAACTGGTCCAATTCCTTCCAATGTAAGTGGTCTACAAAACCTAAACGAGCtctttttgtcatttaattaCTTGAATGGGACTATACCATCCTGGATATTCTCCCTCCCATCACTAGATTGGTTAGAGTTGAGCAATAACCATTTCAGTGGCAAAATTGAAGAGTTCAAGTCCAAAACATTAAGCATAGTTGATCTAACACAAAATCAGCTGCAAGGTCCTATTCCAAATTCACTACTAAACCAGCCGAACCTAAAATCTCTTCTcctttctcaaaataatctcagtGGACAGATTGCTTCAACTATCTGCAATCTTAAAACAGTGCAGTTGCTAGATCTGGGAAGCAATAATTTACAGGGAACAATCCCAGAATGTTTGGGCGAGATGGATAGTACTCATGTTCTGGATTTAAGCAATAATAATCTTACTGGGACAATTCAAGCAAATTTTAGTACTGGAAACATATTCAAAGTCATTAAATTGCATGGGAATAAGTTAGAGGGGAAAATCCCAGGATCTTTGATCAATTGCAAGTATTTGGAACTACTTGATTTAGGTAACAACGTGTTGAACGACACTTTTCCAAAATGGTTGGGAATCCTACCGAATTTGAAGATCTTATATTTGAGATCAAATAAGTTGCATGGGTCCATTAGAGCTTCAAGGAATAAAAACTTCTTTGCAAAACTTCAAATTATGGATCTTTCATCCAATGCATTTAGTGGGAATTTACCAGCAGGCCTTTTTGAGAAATTCCAATCGATGAAACTAATTGATAAGAGCATGAGTACACTTTGGTATTGGAGTGCAAATGTACAAATTGCATCTAATTTGATATTTACAACAAAGGGATTGACACTTGAATTTCCTCGAGTTTTGAATACTAGTAACATGGTTATCGATCTCTCAAGGAATAGATTTGAAGGTTGTATTCCAAGTACTATTGGAGGTCTCATTGGACTTCGTACGCTGAACTTATCTCACAATGGCTTGGAGTGTCACATACCACCATCACTGCAACATCTATCTGTTCTTGAATCATTGGATCTCTCATTTAACAAAATTGGTGGAGGAATTCCGCAACAACTTGCATCTCTAACATCACTTGCCGTCTTAAATCTCTCTTACAATCATCTCGTTGGATGCATCCCTAAAGGAAATCAATTTGATACTTTCGAGAACAGTTCATACCAAGGGATGGATGGGTTACGTGGATTTCCACTCTCAAGAGGCTGTGGTGATGACGGAGTAACACAAGCGACAACTCCAGTTGTGCTAGAtcaaggagaagaagaagattcaTCAATGATCAGTTGGCAGGCGGTTCTTATAGGTTACAGTTGTGGACTAGTTATTGCACTGTCCATAATATACATAATGCTGTCAACTCAAAATCCATTATGGTTTTGCAAGATGGTTGAAGAATTGGAACGCAAAATTGTTACGAGaataaaaaatcacaagaaaagaCAATAG